Proteins encoded in a region of the Melioribacteraceae bacterium genome:
- the mtnA gene encoding S-methyl-5-thioribose-1-phosphate isomerase, with protein MTLIRSLEFKEEKLHIINQTLLPLNLEYIITDDYNRIASAIERLEVRGAPAIGIAAAYALALSVKKSEKEPKSDFYEAYNRLIITRPTAVNLFYALNMMKDLFDRSSGRMDIYNVLISKAIEIHEDDIEMCRSIGVNGQQILKKKSAVLTHCNTGALATGGDGTALSVIKRGYENGLVEFVYVDETRPLFQGSRLTAWELNRLGIPFKIIADSTAAVLMKEGNIDLIITGADRIALNGDAANKIGTYHLSVLALHHKIPFYIAAPSTTIDFNSKTGSEFKIELRNKMELFEMNGCHITSSEYDAFCPAFDVTPNQYITSIITEKSVHYPPYRFENV; from the coding sequence ATGACACTTATACGTTCGCTCGAATTTAAAGAGGAAAAGCTGCACATCATAAACCAGACCCTGCTTCCTCTCAATTTAGAGTACATAATAACCGATGATTATAACAGGATTGCATCAGCTATTGAAAGATTAGAAGTACGCGGTGCACCTGCAATCGGGATTGCAGCGGCTTATGCACTTGCCCTTTCAGTTAAAAAATCCGAAAAGGAACCTAAGTCAGATTTCTACGAAGCATATAACAGACTGATAATAACGCGTCCAACTGCTGTAAACTTATTTTATGCTTTGAATATGATGAAGGACCTGTTTGACAGGTCTTCTGGTCGTATGGATATTTATAATGTATTGATTTCCAAAGCAATTGAAATTCATGAAGATGATATTGAAATGTGCCGGAGTATAGGTGTGAATGGGCAGCAGATATTAAAAAAGAAATCAGCTGTGCTCACACATTGCAATACAGGTGCACTGGCAACAGGCGGTGACGGGACAGCATTAAGTGTAATTAAGAGAGGATATGAAAACGGTCTTGTCGAATTTGTATATGTTGATGAAACACGTCCATTGTTTCAGGGTTCAAGGCTAACCGCCTGGGAGTTAAACAGACTCGGTATTCCCTTCAAAATTATTGCAGATTCAACAGCCGCGGTATTGATGAAAGAAGGAAATATAGATCTAATAATAACCGGAGCCGACCGTATCGCATTGAACGGGGATGCAGCCAATAAGATCGGCACTTATCATTTATCTGTTCTAGCTCTTCATCACAAAATACCATTTTATATTGCAGCGCCTTCAACGACAATCGACTTTAATTCTAAAACAGGATCGGAATTTAAAATCGAATTAAGAAATAAAATGGAATTATTTGAAATGAACGGTTGTCATATTACATCATCGGAATATGATGCATTTTGTCCGGCATTCGATGTAACTCCTAATCAATACATTACTTCAATTATTACGGAAAAGTCTGTTCATTATCCTCCATACAGATTCGAAAATGTCTGA